A region of Polyangiaceae bacterium DNA encodes the following proteins:
- a CDS encoding thrombospondin type 3 repeat-containing protein, whose product MDLNASAPGVYSWLSKHAGTYGFKRTVPSENWHWEWWGTDPGTGPCNDQDKDDDGVTDAKDNCPSTKNASQTDTDKDGKGNACDGDDDGDGVADAKDNCPLVKNAAQTDTDKDGKGDACDTDDDGDKVLDTKDNCPLVKNAAQTDTDKDGKGDACDTDDDGDGVADGKDNCPLVKNAAQTDTDKDGKGDACEADDDGDGVDDAKDVCPTTPDPDQLDTDADGKGDACDDDDDGDGVADASDVCPLNADPGQADQDDDGIGDACDTDNDNDGIDDADDVCPELADPAQTDTDGDGLGDACDDDDDGDGVNDALDRCPGADDTDLDVCGDDSESDAPPETATGGTVEAETAGCSVGGARGSATVGWLGVFGTIFLLGRRRRAKTNR is encoded by the coding sequence CTGGATCTGAACGCCTCGGCCCCGGGCGTGTACTCGTGGCTGAGCAAGCACGCGGGCACGTATGGCTTCAAGCGCACCGTGCCCAGCGAGAACTGGCACTGGGAGTGGTGGGGCACCGATCCAGGGACCGGCCCCTGCAACGATCAGGACAAGGACGACGACGGCGTCACGGACGCGAAGGACAACTGCCCGAGCACGAAGAACGCCAGCCAGACCGACACCGACAAGGACGGCAAGGGCAACGCCTGCGACGGTGATGACGACGGCGACGGCGTCGCAGACGCGAAGGACAACTGCCCGCTGGTGAAGAACGCGGCGCAGACGGACACGGACAAGGACGGCAAGGGCGATGCCTGCGACACCGACGACGACGGTGACAAGGTGCTCGACACCAAGGACAACTGTCCGCTGGTGAAGAACGCGGCGCAGACGGACACGGACAAGGACGGCAAGGGCGACGCTTGCGACACGGACGACGACGGCGACGGCGTGGCGGACGGAAAGGACAACTGCCCGCTGGTGAAGAACGCGGCGCAGACGGACACGGACAAGGACGGCAAGGGCGACGCCTGCGAGGCCGACGACGACGGCGACGGCGTCGACGACGCGAAGGACGTGTGTCCCACCACCCCCGACCCGGACCAGCTCGACACCGACGCTGATGGCAAAGGCGACGCCTGCGACGACGACGACGACGGCGACGGCGTGGCCGACGCGAGCGACGTCTGCCCGCTGAATGCGGATCCGGGTCAGGCCGACCAGGACGACGACGGTATCGGCGACGCCTGCGACACCGACAACGACAACGACGGCATCGACGACGCGGACGACGTCTGCCCGGAGCTGGCGGATCCCGCGCAGACCGACACGGATGGCGACGGCCTGGGCGACGCCTGCGACGACGACGACGACGGCGACGGCGTGAACGACGCGCTGGACCGCTGCCCCGGAGCGGATGACACCGACCTCGACGTGTGCGGCGACGACAGCGAGAGCGACGCGCCGCCGGAGACCGCCACGGGCGGCACGGTCGAAGCGGAGACGGCAGGTTGCAGCGTCGGCGGCGCGCGCGGCTCGGCGACGGTCGGCTGGCTCGGTGTTTTCGGCACGATCTTTCTGCTGGGCCGCCGCCGCCGCGCTAAGACCAACCGGTGA
- a CDS encoding B12-binding domain-containing radical SAM protein — protein sequence MHVVLVGAEFEENLAVRYLRGALEHEGHPVTSLVFNEASEIERVAREIVAADAPLTGLSMVFTYRAREFARLATRARQLGYAGHLVAGGHFAAMHAELLLTDVPALDSVATSEGEPILCELVRALPEPASVAGLVWRKGGQLVRNPAAQKPPDLDVLPFPPRKQPFDDYLGIPITNILSSRGCTHNCAFCSIAAWHRLCGGERLRLRAPARLAEEMALLYRQGVRVFNFHDDNFVLDDKVAMLERLRQLDQALRERGVTTPIAFAIKSRPDTVDEEVFARLRDMGMFRVFLGIEAGTPESLRRLGRGQTVEDNIRALDILGRLDVHTCFNLLVLNPESTLEDLAGNVAFLREHPEHAMNFCRTEIYAGTPLERRLRKERRLLGDYWGYDYQIADPRAQAAFEIIYPAFEARNYGDEGLHHLTMQIDYEQQLLGRFFGRHDALRRRVKQQIVEVNLNTCQHLEAVIAAIPQLRTSEDVERFTAETKARVHADNARLGRKVKELLDEIRCTPLRPARRHLSKSFIQAAAGAGLVASLAAAGCKEKSHPTEMVAIPTTTASGPPLDAAAPAEDATLPSGPAALVKPILGAELLPLLSRHVVPPREVELELWIATDGSVSRLVMLHPALQPEAEKEIVRAASRLTFDQSARGQRFVVQFSDHELTSASADAAAPPPKDPTHMKERVPRPEMAPRPPPPRPEMAPRPEMAPRPPPPRPEMAPRPEMAPRPPPKPDKSGPF from the coding sequence ATGCACGTCGTACTGGTGGGCGCGGAGTTCGAGGAGAACTTGGCGGTGCGGTACCTGCGCGGAGCGCTGGAGCACGAGGGACACCCGGTCACGAGCCTGGTCTTCAACGAGGCGAGCGAGATCGAGCGCGTGGCGCGGGAGATCGTCGCCGCGGACGCGCCCCTGACCGGATTGTCGATGGTGTTCACCTACCGCGCGCGAGAGTTCGCGCGCCTGGCGACGCGCGCGCGGCAGCTCGGCTACGCCGGTCACCTGGTCGCCGGAGGGCACTTCGCGGCCATGCACGCCGAGCTGCTCCTGACGGACGTCCCGGCGCTCGACTCGGTCGCGACCAGCGAGGGCGAGCCCATCCTGTGCGAGCTGGTGCGAGCGCTGCCCGAGCCCGCCAGCGTCGCCGGCCTGGTGTGGCGCAAGGGAGGGCAGCTGGTGAGGAACCCGGCTGCACAGAAGCCGCCGGATCTGGACGTGCTGCCGTTCCCGCCGCGCAAGCAGCCCTTCGACGACTACCTGGGGATCCCGATCACCAACATCCTGTCGTCCCGCGGCTGCACCCACAACTGCGCGTTCTGCTCCATCGCGGCCTGGCACCGGCTGTGCGGCGGCGAGCGGCTTCGCCTGCGCGCTCCAGCGCGCCTCGCCGAGGAGATGGCGCTGCTCTACCGGCAAGGCGTGCGCGTGTTCAACTTCCACGACGACAACTTCGTGCTCGACGACAAGGTCGCGATGCTGGAGCGCCTGCGCCAGCTCGACCAAGCGCTGCGCGAACGCGGCGTCACGACCCCGATCGCGTTCGCGATCAAGAGCCGGCCGGACACGGTGGACGAGGAGGTCTTCGCGCGCCTCCGGGACATGGGCATGTTCCGCGTGTTCCTGGGCATCGAGGCCGGGACGCCGGAGTCGCTGCGCCGTCTGGGTCGCGGCCAGACTGTGGAGGACAACATCAGGGCGCTCGACATCCTTGGGCGGCTCGACGTCCACACCTGCTTCAACCTGCTGGTCTTGAACCCCGAGTCCACGCTGGAAGACCTGGCCGGCAACGTCGCGTTCTTGCGGGAGCACCCCGAGCACGCGATGAACTTCTGCCGAACCGAGATCTACGCCGGCACCCCGCTGGAGCGGCGCCTGCGCAAGGAGCGCCGCCTGCTCGGTGACTACTGGGGCTACGACTACCAGATCGCCGATCCGCGGGCGCAGGCCGCCTTCGAGATCATCTATCCGGCCTTCGAAGCGCGGAACTACGGCGACGAGGGCCTGCACCACCTGACCATGCAGATCGACTACGAGCAGCAGCTGCTCGGTCGGTTCTTCGGGCGGCACGACGCGCTCCGCCGGCGGGTGAAGCAGCAGATCGTCGAGGTGAACCTGAACACCTGCCAGCACCTCGAGGCGGTGATCGCGGCCATTCCGCAGCTTCGCACGAGCGAAGACGTCGAGCGCTTCACCGCCGAGACGAAGGCGCGCGTCCACGCGGACAACGCAAGGCTCGGGCGCAAGGTGAAGGAGCTCCTCGACGAGATCCGCTGTACTCCGCTTCGGCCTGCCCGCCGGCATCTGTCCAAGAGCTTCATCCAGGCGGCCGCCGGCGCGGGGCTCGTCGCGTCTCTGGCCGCGGCGGGCTGCAAGGAGAAGAGCCACCCGACGGAGATGGTCGCGATCCCGACGACCACCGCGTCCGGTCCGCCGCTCGACGCCGCAGCGCCAGCGGAGGACGCGACGCTTCCCAGCGGGCCGGCGGCTCTGGTCAAACCCATCCTCGGCGCGGAGCTCCTGCCGCTCCTGTCGCGCCACGTCGTGCCACCCCGGGAGGTCGAGCTCGAGCTCTGGATCGCGACGGACGGCAGCGTCTCCAGGCTGGTCATGCTCCACCCCGCGCTCCAGCCGGAGGCGGAGAAGGAGATCGTGCGGGCAGCGAGCAGGCTGACCTTCGACCAGAGCGCGCGCGGCCAGCGCTTCGTGGTGCAGTTCAGCGACCACGAGCTCACCAGCGCCTCGGCCGACGCCGCCGCTCCGCCGCCCAAGGATCCGACCCACATGAAGGAGCGCGTCCCGCGCCCCGAGATGGCGCCGCGTCCGCCGCCCCCGCGGCCGGAGATGGCGCCGCGGCCGGAGATGGCGCCGCGCCCGCCGCCGCCACGCCCGGAGATGGCACCACGCCCGGAGATGGCGCCGCGCCCGCCTCCCAAGCCGGACAAGTCGGGGCCGTTCTGA
- a CDS encoding bifunctional nuclease family protein — protein sequence MKPLHLAVVAVVSACGGAQAPAPGPAQPKVVVAESQEDDEPGQAPPACSAPERPRPIAPKLPNGYEEMTVGAVVPTAGGGSVVLVDARGKTGIPIFVGGSETTSIQHRLAGEKFVRPLTHDLLDAMLAKLDGRLVSARVDSLENNTFIGTVVMQKGSELVELDARASDAIALALGARAPIYVARNVIAQTGVSTSELGVGATPAAP from the coding sequence ATGAAGCCTCTCCATCTGGCCGTCGTCGCCGTCGTGAGCGCCTGCGGGGGCGCGCAGGCCCCGGCGCCTGGACCGGCTCAGCCGAAGGTGGTCGTCGCGGAGTCTCAGGAGGACGACGAGCCGGGTCAGGCGCCGCCGGCGTGCAGCGCGCCCGAGCGTCCGCGCCCCATCGCACCGAAGCTCCCGAACGGGTACGAGGAGATGACCGTGGGGGCGGTGGTGCCGACGGCCGGCGGCGGCAGCGTGGTGTTGGTCGACGCGCGGGGAAAGACGGGGATCCCGATCTTCGTGGGTGGCAGCGAGACCACCAGCATCCAGCACCGCCTGGCCGGTGAGAAGTTCGTGCGCCCGCTCACGCACGACCTGCTCGACGCGATGCTGGCCAAGCTGGACGGCCGCTTGGTCAGCGCGCGGGTGGACTCGCTGGAGAACAACACCTTCATCGGCACCGTCGTGATGCAGAAGGGCTCCGAGCTGGTCGAGCTCGATGCGCGCGCCTCCGACGCCATCGCCCTCGCCCTGGGTGCCCGCGCGCCCATCTACGTCGCGCGGAACGTGATCGCCCAGACCGGCGTGAGCACCTCGGAGCTCGGAGTGGGCGCGACCCCGGCCGCGCCTTGA
- a CDS encoding nucleotidyltransferase domain-containing protein: MTSATRDIEAILRRHLSEEGGIRLALLFGSAARGRLRPDSDLDVGIWPVDPEMPLSDELALAATLGRATGREIDIVRLDRASALVRFEVAKRHTVLRAEPAESLPRFLASAALEHAELGPLWEDARRRLAKRLARAGS; encoded by the coding sequence GTGACCAGCGCGACCAGGGACATCGAGGCGATCCTGCGGCGCCACCTGAGTGAGGAGGGGGGTATCCGACTCGCGCTGCTGTTCGGCTCGGCCGCGCGCGGTCGGCTTCGTCCCGACAGCGATCTCGACGTCGGGATCTGGCCCGTGGATCCGGAGATGCCCCTGAGTGACGAGCTGGCGCTGGCCGCCACGCTCGGCCGCGCGACCGGTCGCGAGATCGACATCGTTCGCCTGGACCGTGCATCCGCCCTCGTGCGGTTCGAAGTCGCGAAGCGACATACCGTGCTCCGCGCCGAACCGGCCGAGAGTCTGCCCCGCTTTCTCGCGTCGGCAGCCCTCGAGCACGCCGAGCTCGGCCCGTTGTGGGAGGATGCCCGGCGTCGCCTGGCCAAGCGACTCGCGAGGGCCGGTTCATGA
- a CDS encoding DUF86 domain-containing protein gives MTVADEGWGMPGSYAEAFTILADHGVLPKDLVEPLEAMARLRNRIAHGYASVDADRIWHELPAGFAAFERFVVAIAKQLEERDAPA, from the coding sequence ATGACGGTCGCGGACGAGGGATGGGGGATGCCCGGTTCGTATGCCGAAGCCTTCACCATCCTCGCCGACCATGGGGTGCTTCCAAAGGATCTGGTAGAGCCCCTCGAAGCAATGGCGCGGCTCCGGAATCGGATCGCCCACGGGTATGCATCGGTCGACGCCGACCGCATTTGGCACGAGCTGCCCGCTGGTTTCGCGGCGTTCGAGCGCTTCGTGGTCGCGATCGCGAAGCAGCTCGAGGAACGAGACGCGCCGGCGTAA
- a CDS encoding sigma-54-dependent Fis family transcriptional regulator, giving the protein MSDRILIVEDEDTLRDNLQRYLSREGYDVLAMSSAEEVLAAGASLEADVALVDIRLPGADGLTLAMELAQRDVLVIVMTAYGSIDSAVEALHAGIHGYVVKPLRLREVAARVARMCEHRRVIKENARLRRMLAEPGSADGIIGQSRAMTNALALAQQIAPSPCTVLVQGESGSGKELLARAIHDGSPRSSGPFVAVNMTAIPEALAESQLFGHERGAFTGADSPRAGLFRAAEGGTLFLDEIGDLPLSQQAKLLRAIESKEVVPVGSSRPVRVDCRIVAATNADLQTLVRDKRFRSDLYYRLSAIRIEVPPLRERSEDIPSLAHHFVSLHAGTHQRPVMGIDADAMTRLLTYPWPGNVRELSNVIERAVVVCAAQSIGLADLPPELVGASTASQGGYRGSMDDFERALLSATLERVSGDRREAARLLRVPLATLYRRLDKLGLNERARRAQLAE; this is encoded by the coding sequence ATGAGCGACCGCATCCTGATCGTGGAGGACGAGGACACGTTGCGGGACAACCTGCAGCGCTACCTGAGCCGAGAAGGCTACGACGTCTTGGCCATGAGCTCCGCCGAGGAGGTCCTCGCCGCCGGCGCCTCCCTCGAGGCGGACGTCGCGCTGGTGGACATCCGCTTGCCCGGCGCCGACGGGCTGACGCTCGCCATGGAGCTCGCGCAGCGCGACGTGCTCGTAATCGTCATGACGGCGTACGGCAGCATCGACTCGGCGGTCGAGGCGCTGCACGCCGGGATCCACGGCTACGTGGTCAAGCCGCTGCGCCTCCGGGAGGTCGCCGCGCGGGTGGCGCGCATGTGCGAGCACCGCCGCGTGATCAAGGAGAACGCGCGGCTCCGGCGCATGCTCGCCGAGCCGGGGAGCGCTGACGGCATCATCGGGCAGAGCCGCGCCATGACCAACGCGCTGGCTCTGGCGCAGCAGATCGCGCCGTCGCCCTGCACCGTGCTGGTGCAGGGCGAGAGCGGCTCGGGCAAGGAGCTCTTGGCCCGCGCGATCCACGACGGCTCTCCGCGGAGCAGCGGCCCGTTCGTGGCGGTGAACATGACCGCCATCCCCGAGGCCCTCGCGGAGAGCCAGCTCTTCGGCCACGAGCGCGGCGCCTTCACCGGCGCGGACTCGCCGCGCGCCGGGCTGTTCCGCGCCGCCGAAGGCGGGACGCTCTTCCTCGACGAGATCGGCGATCTGCCGCTCTCGCAGCAGGCCAAGCTGCTCAGGGCCATCGAGTCCAAGGAGGTCGTCCCGGTGGGGAGCTCGCGCCCGGTCCGAGTGGACTGCCGGATCGTGGCCGCCACCAACGCCGACCTCCAGACCTTGGTCCGCGACAAGCGCTTCCGCAGCGATCTGTACTACCGGCTGAGCGCCATCCGCATCGAGGTCCCACCGCTGCGGGAGCGCAGCGAGGACATCCCCTCCCTCGCCCACCACTTCGTCTCGCTGCACGCCGGCACACACCAGCGCCCCGTCATGGGCATCGACGCCGACGCCATGACCCGCTTGCTCACCTACCCCTGGCCCGGGAACGTGCGCGAGCTGTCGAACGTGATCGAGCGCGCGGTCGTGGTGTGCGCCGCCCAGAGCATCGGCCTCGCCGATCTGCCGCCGGAGCTGGTCGGCGCCAGCACCGCTTCGCAGGGCGGCTACCGCGGGTCGATGGACGACTTCGAGCGCGCGCTGCTCTCCGCCACGCTGGAGCGCGTGAGCGGCGACCGGCGCGAGGCCGCCCGCCTGCTCCGCGTGCCGCTGGCGACGCTGTACCGGCGCCTCGACAAACTGGGGCTCAACGAGCGCGCGCGGCGAGCGCAGCTGGCGGAGTGA
- a CDS encoding PAS domain-containing protein codes for MGTGVILRGMDSGNVAVDPVGTFRRELAPIEATDGGVDRSWVRTYLLTAGVGTAIILLIFLAYEIVERAWLLDRLDSTDIHRLHMARGIGTSVVIGTWAFFNIRSMRRRYEGAFARAYFDLSGAFEQRTHALGRAQQFSERLFDALRDRLVVLDRKGRVLKANQVARAVVGDGEVGRPCRMKGKECRASGCVGQRALAEGAPVLGDVRADASGRIFSIDAYPLLDPETGEEVALEVARDITEAKRLEAQLLAQEKLAALGVLAAGIAHDIANPLASMSSELELLENEKDAEVVRRSVGVLQRHLDRIGRTLREMTDFARRRGDEHADVCIQEAVEDALRMVRHDPRARRVRFELDVPERLPHLRLIEDQLVMMLVNLLINALDAMPSGGSIVVSARETEQGVDVEVADTGSGMTPEVAERALEPLFTTKPRGHGTGLGLTVTAATMRAASGTIELETALECGTTVRLRFPSAVILRAEGEP; via the coding sequence ATGGGGACGGGCGTCATCCTGCGAGGCATGGACTCCGGCAACGTCGCGGTCGATCCGGTCGGAACCTTCCGCCGGGAGCTCGCGCCGATCGAGGCGACGGACGGCGGCGTCGATCGGTCCTGGGTCAGGACCTACCTGCTGACCGCCGGCGTGGGCACCGCGATCATCCTGCTCATCTTCCTCGCCTACGAGATCGTCGAGCGGGCCTGGCTGCTCGACCGGCTCGACTCGACCGACATCCACCGGCTGCACATGGCCCGCGGGATCGGCACCTCGGTGGTGATCGGCACCTGGGCCTTCTTCAACATCCGCTCCATGCGCCGCCGCTACGAGGGGGCCTTCGCGCGAGCGTACTTTGATCTCAGCGGAGCCTTCGAGCAGCGCACCCACGCTCTCGGGCGGGCGCAGCAGTTCTCGGAGCGGCTCTTCGACGCGCTCCGCGATCGCCTCGTGGTGCTGGACCGCAAGGGGCGCGTCCTGAAGGCGAACCAGGTCGCGCGAGCGGTCGTCGGCGACGGGGAGGTCGGGCGCCCCTGCCGGATGAAGGGCAAGGAGTGCCGCGCTTCGGGCTGCGTGGGGCAGCGCGCCCTGGCCGAGGGCGCGCCGGTGCTGGGTGACGTTCGAGCCGACGCCTCCGGGCGCATCTTCAGCATCGACGCCTACCCGCTGCTCGATCCCGAGACCGGCGAAGAGGTCGCGCTGGAGGTGGCCCGTGACATCACCGAAGCCAAGCGCCTGGAGGCGCAGCTCCTGGCGCAGGAGAAGCTCGCCGCGCTCGGGGTCCTGGCCGCGGGCATCGCCCACGACATCGCCAACCCGCTCGCGTCCATGTCGAGCGAGCTGGAGCTTCTCGAAAACGAGAAAGACGCCGAGGTGGTGCGCCGCTCGGTGGGCGTCCTGCAGCGACACCTGGACCGCATCGGGCGCACCCTGCGCGAGATGACGGATTTCGCACGGCGCCGGGGCGACGAGCACGCGGACGTCTGCATCCAGGAGGCCGTCGAGGACGCGCTGCGCATGGTCCGGCACGACCCGCGCGCGCGCCGCGTCCGCTTCGAGCTGGACGTGCCCGAGCGGCTGCCGCACTTGCGCCTGATCGAAGACCAGCTGGTGATGATGCTGGTCAACCTGCTGATCAACGCCCTGGACGCCATGCCGAGCGGCGGCAGCATCGTGGTCAGCGCGCGCGAGACGGAGCAAGGCGTGGACGTCGAGGTCGCCGACACGGGCAGCGGCATGACCCCCGAGGTCGCCGAGCGCGCGCTCGAGCCGCTCTTCACCACCAAGCCGCGCGGGCACGGGACGGGCCTCGGGCTCACCGTGACCGCCGCCACCATGCGCGCCGCGAGCGGCACCATCGAGCTCGAAACCGCGCTGGAGTGCGGGACCACGGTCCGGCTGCGCTTCCCTAGCGCCGTGATCTTGCGCGCCGAAGGAGAGCCATGA